A stretch of DNA from Triticum dicoccoides isolate Atlit2015 ecotype Zavitan chromosome 2A, WEW_v2.0, whole genome shotgun sequence:
ttcggaagttgtccggagatccgaagacaacctctagtgtgattgagcccatacagcgggcctctacacctggtatgactcctttaaaggtagtctttgtgggcttaattcttgatggattaatgcccattttgcatgttgtatcctgatagagcgggTTCAGGCtgttaccaccgtccatgaggactcgcatgaggtgaaatccatcaatgattggctcGAGGACTAGTGcgactgaaccgccatgacggatactggtcggatggtccctgcgatcgaaagtgatcaagcaggaagaccatgggttgaactttggggcaactggctccatcgcgtagatgtccctgagcgcgcgcttgcgtttccatcttggggatgtgggtagcgtatatcatgtttaccgttttgacttggggggaaactacttctgtccccctgtgttcggtggccggggcgcctcgtcatcgtcctcactttgcgaccccttctccttgttctcggcatttaacttgtcggtctgtttaaaaacccaacagtctctgttggtgtgattggctggtttgtcaggagtgccgtgtatctggcatgcgcGATCGAGTATgttgtccaagctggatgggcctgaattgttccttttgaatggcttcttccgctggctgGACTTGGAGCCGGTGAATCTGGAGTTGACCGTTGTGTCATCGGTATTatcaccattgtttcgacgcttgtgtctgttgcgtcgggcttgccgttgctatttttcGCTTCCACAGTGCCAGGTTCACTTGcactgttattgctacgggctagccagctatcttcgcccgtgcaaaagcgggtcataagtgccgtaagggctgccctagacttcagcttctcttggccgaggtgtcgggcgagccattcgtcccggatgttgtgtttaaaggccgccaaggcttcggcatccgaacagtcgacaatctgattctttttagttaagaacctagtccagagtttcctgactcactctccgggatgttgaattatgtgacttaagtcatcaacatCCGGAGGCCGaacagtaccttggaagttgtcaaggaaggcctcctccaagtcctcccaactgccaatggagttttcaggcagactgttcaaccagtgccgggctggtcctttgagttttagtgggaggtatttgatggcatggagatcatcgccgtgggccatatgaatgtgaagaagaaagtcctcgatccataccgcggggtctgttgtcccatcgtatgattcgatatttacgggtttaaacccttctgggaattcatgctccattacttcatcggtgaagcaaagtgggtgagcggtgcctctatatcgggccacgtcgcgatgtagctcagatggagtccgtctgtggttCTCGGCCCGGGCGTGAGTATGACTATTGCGTCCGGCTAGATAGCCATTATCGCGTGTCGGAGCAcgtccccgtgatccatagatcgatctgttcTGACATGCTCTACTGTCCAAGTCCTGCCGTAGGTCATATGTGTGTCCCCCGAGCTGATTTATCTCTCCCTTTACAGCGAGGTagggcaggctggtgttcggcttgagttgccgctttatcccgaccacgtggtggtcagtcAGCCGCATTGCGCGATAATGGTATGGGATCCtacgcctcgtcatcgaactgaggtagtaatttgcgcttcgggtaacttttggctgggcgcttgaggccgtattcctcggctgccaggacatcagtccatctatcgttgagcggatcttgatcagcttgaagctgctactatttctttttcagactccttgcaatggctattagctggcgcttgaagcgctcctgctcgagaggttcctcaggcatgataaaatcctcggtgccgaggctcacctcatcctcggagagcggaagataattactgtcctctgagtcttcatgcgtggcctgttcatcagggctaacttgcccgtcttcccattgatcttgttcggaagttgcctcaacggggtcttcattgtcttcggcaccgtccgaagtgttatcttctcctgtgccggtgttgctgtctttgctgcggcgtgacttagagcggcgtcgctgatgccggtgctttggttgtatctcgggaggtttatcctcaactggatcttccttgtcatcgccgctattctcttttggtgcatccaccatgtatacatcatacgaggaagtggtcgtccagcgtccggtaaatggtgggttttgggcctcttcttctccggcatcgtcgtccataccgtcgatgtcgtcggagccgtaatcgagcatttcagttaagtcttcgacagtggctattaagtaggcggagggtgggaagcgaaattctccgtcatcagcctcctttgcgaaccggatataattcggttgtgagtcccctgctaaggagagtgtttttaatgagtttagcacgtcgcctaaaggcgagtgccggaagatgtccgcggagctgaattcaacGACCGACGCCCGATCAAGCTCGTCGTGCGTGGACGCACGTGCTTCGGAACCTGTACCTGGAAATATGTCCGAGGTTCTGGTAACACAGATCTCACTTGAGgtcgggtctgtgtgcggctccaacagcgctgagtctgcggccttcgtggcggggttgagcctcccgtcctcggatggcgtgatctgctccggatctagagcTAGAGCAGTTGCGGGTTCTATCTCCTAGGTGTggttcgatgacagatttaagtcatgttcatcgtggtgacagGGAGCGGCTACTGCAGCGGTCTAGAATCCATCGAagattgtgacgccctcgattcaatcgtacactgatcacacacgcaaatgtgtacgatcaagatcaaggactcacgagaagatatcacaacacaactatagacacaaattaaaataatacaagctttatattacaagccaggggtctcgagggctcgaatacataagctcgaaaacacaagagtcagcggaagcaacaatatctgagtatagacataagttagacaagtttgccttaagaaggctagcacaaaagcaacaacgatcgaaaaggcaaggcctcctacctgggagcctcctaactactccaagtcgtcagcggtcgtcacgtagtagtaggcatcctccgggtagtagtagtcatcagtggcgtcgtctggctccgggggtccgtcatctggtcgcaacaatcgggtatgggggaaaagaagtatcaaagcaactgtgagtactcatccaaagtactcgcaagacttacatcagatctaaactaagtatgcatctatatcaaaggaatgggttgtatctgtggactaaactgcagaatgccagaagggaaggggaaagcctagcctatcaaagactagcatcttctggaaaccaccatcttgcagcaacaggagggagtagagtagcataaagtaaagtagcagtaatgttatcaacctcggccagagatcctttctcgactccctgcgagaaagcaatcccagagccatactatccattcatcatatccatttctcatatccatccatttctcatcataatccatttctcatcataagtatccagttctagttgtatcgatcgggatacaactccaagtgtctgttaccgtaggacaggctatcgatagatgttttgttcCCTGCagtggtgcaccaacttacccaccacgcttgattaactccggccgaacacactttcctgggtcatgcccggcctcggccaaacaatacgccgcaacccgacctaggcttaatagagaggtcagcacgccggactaaacctatgcccccaagggtcatgggccatctccccgggaactcctgcacgttgcgtgggtggacggtgagcagacctagctacctccttcaaaaaggtaggtgcttaccagtccaacccggcgcgcgccgctcagtcgctgacgtctattaagtttcgactgatgtatacgacgcagaacgcccatacaatgctcacgtgatggttagtgctatcaggccagaggcccctcggatcaaatatccaaactgtagtggattaggagcacgcggtaacgagtagagactcacgatcgatgtgaccctgtcgccccatctcgagtacttgcggcaagggctaagaatgcccggccacgcctcgtaagtatctcgcgggaaccctccaggtcaacccgactccacattactcgcaattaagctcgcgcgggtacccctcagggccgacccatctttagtaacatggctcagtgcaaagtcatagtaaccatagtaacactacaagaaatatgtcgacttgcgaccatcactattggtcactgaaaggtcattgtttttcatttgtgacccttttttgaccaaaaacagaaggttaaaagctggcggtcataaactgaaattaacgaccttctttatgagaaggtcgtggaattccatgaccaaaataaaagatcactagttcaacgaccttctgttttggtcgctagCTCTCTGCCCAGGCCACGTTGGATCCGACGTGGCGAGCTgatgtggcaaaattgcgaccaaatgaaaaggtcgttgataagattcagcccggtccaattcagtgtctatatgggccgagcccattaattcagcccattcaTTAGTTATTTGCTGCTAAAAATTTTAGCTACCTGGGCCTGACCCAACAATTCAGACTTTTTAATTTCTTTGCCTAGCCCTTTTAACGGCGGATTTTCTTTTTGGTTTTGTATTTTTCTGGGCCATTTCTTTGCTGGGCCTCTCACGTTTTCCCCTAAGAAATAATTGTCCAATATATATTGGGTTGGGCCGAAATAATTGATCCAATTCAAAAAATTTATTATGCCATTGAAATTACAACACATCACACTACACGCTATCTTGGGCCTAGCCCAGTTCCGATACATTTTCAAAGCAATGTGAATGGTATCATAGCCCAAAATATAATATTTCTAATATTACAACCATTCATTCTAGCAGTACATATCTTCACATCCAAGGAACCAATAAGTGCCGAACAAAACTATTCTACAGCAAAGAAAAAAATAGATGATAAGACATCACAAAAGTTCTTATTGTCCTCCTTCAACATTTGAAAACCTTTACCTGGCGTACATAGACATACATGATTAGTTGAGGATGAATAGGCAACTGACATTTACACGTTTACACATGGGTATATACAGTAAGGATGCTAACCACGAATAAGAACTAATACAATGACTTAGTTGAGGACAATGGATACAGATCTCCCAAATTCACCAAAAACAAGATAGAATAAAGAATAACAAAAGTAACAGGTATTTAGCAAATAGCAGTCTCAAGGTGTTCTTGCGACATGTGGTTGCCGTATATGGAGTCGTAATATACTCATGGATTAATAATCTACAGCAGGAAGTGTTTTTTCAGCATAACAGTTGCTTAGTTATTCATGAAGTCATAAGTGTTTATCACCAACTCTCCTCATACTAAATTTACATTGAACAAGAAAGGAATCAGTACCATATGACCAACTCTGCTACAGTTATAGTGCCCTCCACATGTTTATGTAATAAATTTACATTGAACAAGAAAGGAATCAGTATCGTATCTCTTAATTCGTTGTTGCACATCTAGCAAGAACAGATCAATGCACAGACCTAATAAGCAAACATCACAACATGGCATGATATCTGACCCTAATCGACTGGATCAAAAAATTAAGATCGCAAGACCATTGTCTCACACCCAGAAGCGAGCATTTTCTCGGAACAACCAAAAGCGTACCTACAACGAAACTGGGACGCCTAGATTTTGGGCTGGCAAAATTTCAGACTTATCAGCAGCATCACATGACATCAAATTGGCACGACTTCCCAGGAACCCAAGCAGAGCCGGGCATCGCCAATGGGAGGTAGGAAATGTTGGGAATCATAAACCAGAGAAAAGGGGGACACAGGAGGATCCGCGGACCTGCTTGTAGTTGAAGTTGTTTGAGCGCCTGGAGCCCTCCTTATCTAAGAATCTTATACTAGCATTTTGCAGGTTTGGTACAAAGGTTGTGCTTCAATACCTTCAAAATCTGTTTGGGAAGAAGAAAAAATTAGTAACATTTCAATTCCTCTGTTTTAAATACTCCTACAGTTTACTATCCTATGTTGTTGACCCATAATAAAGAAACCAGATAATCAGCTATATCACCAGTGCTCATTTTGTTAGTTAATGAAAACTATGCTGAGAGACTAGTTGTGCCATCTCCCATCCATAGTACTGCTCGAGAATATATTAGAGACATGTATATATTTTGTTACTATAGTTTCATGCTGTGTCTGGTGAAGAGTGTTCAAAATTGTGGTCAAGACTTAATATAGCTGCAGTACCATCAAACCATTGGACTACCGTGAAAAGAAACACTACAACCAACTGGGCATAATATGAATGAGGTGGGCATTACCGAAGATATCAgcttctttcattttctccttgATTTCTTTTGACAACTGCGCAACCTCTTCAGACTGCAAAATCAACAGGAACGCAGGAAATTTAGCTTAAGCCATATCAGCCTCTGACAGAAAAATGAGCATTCATCACACACTGTCTAAATACCTGAGTGACCTCGGAGACAGATATTGCGATAGCAGCCTTGGCATCCTCGTCGGTGAGGCGTTTGAGCACCCCCTGGATTTTCCGCTCGCACTCCATGATGAGCCTGTCTATCATGTCCTCAAGCTCCCTGTCGAAATTCTCCGACCCCTTTGCTTTTACTTCTTCATAGCTAACAAGAGTTCAGGAAGTCAACAGACAAACACCAATCTAGTAGTGCATTGGAAGAAAAAATTACTGAAGTTAGCTAAACATGTTGTGTTGCATAACAAATGTAGTAGTCATGTGAAAAAATTACTGCAACTAGCTAAACATGATGTGCCGCATAACAACTAGCTAAAAAGTTTCATTTAGTGTGTGTGCTCAGACAAGAAAAACATTACAAGTAATTAATCactactccaaaacaagcaaacatgctACTCATGCATGACAATATTTGTGTCAAAGAGTTTCTGCAAGAAGTTACTCCTAATGCTACTGATGAAAAACTACTCCTAATGGACTGCTACAGCTATACTGCAAGAAGTTACAGCTATACTCCATGTACTACACCATCACAAGGAAACAATTCCTTCAGTGTGAGTAGTTGCAGTACTGATGTCCAGGAGTACTCCAATTCATCTTTTAAAAGAATGTTCAAGCACTGACTGAAAAGGAGTGCAAAAGGAGATACAATACTCGGCTGTACTCCAGTGGAGAGCATCATAAGAGGAGTACTCAGCTGTAGCTAATGCAACATAATGGGAGcccaaaagaaaacaaagataaTGGCTGAAAAAATTACTCTAGTTTATACTCCTATTTTAGCATTACAGATTATACCTAATGCAACATCATGGCAGCTGATGTCTAGGAGTATTTGCAAATCATACAAATGATGCAATATCATGGAGTAGGATAACATGTTTTACCATCGCAGATTCATACCAATATTTGCGCAGCAAGTTTAGCGTCTAACCAAACACCCTCTTACAAGCAGAAATGTATTCACTTATATACAGTGTATTTGCAGTGCATATGAATTTATAGAGCTCTCAAACAGAGCCAGACGGAGTGGGAAGAGAAGGTAGGACGAACCTTGCGAGCAGTGCAGCAACGACGGTGGATCTGGGTTGCACGGCGGCGCAGCACCTCATAGCGGAAGTCGTCAAGGACGTCATCGGCGTGGTACATGGTAGTCTTGAGGTCCACTCGCGGGTGGCGGGGTCGGGCGGGCTGAGGTCACGGATGTCTTCCTTGGTGGTGGGGATCATGTTGATGCTGACGCTCTCCA
This window harbors:
- the LOC119359483 gene encoding uncharacterized protein LOC119359483, translating into MDVCWGVQELSVQGQDKVYKDVIEPLESVSINMIPTTKEDIRDLSPPDPATREWTSRLPCTTPMTSLTTSAMRCCAAVQPRSTVVAALLASYEEVKAKGSENFDRELEDMIDRLIMECERKIQGVLKRLTDEDAKAAIAISVSEVTQSEEVAQLSKEIKEKMKEADIFDFEGIEAQPLYQTCKMLV